TACATCGATTGCTCTAATTTCCTAGCAGCTTCTTCAAGATGAACCTTGCCACCAAGACCAGCTGAGGCTACAATATTTTGTATAACTATAATTGGTTCATGAATTATTTCAATACCACCTTTCTTTAACTTTGTGACAACAGCTTTAACAGCTTTCTTGGCTTGTGTTTCTGATTTTGCACCAGTGCAAACCATCTTACCAGAATTGAAGATGAGTGTAGCAGTCTTTGGGGATCTCAATCTAAAGACAAGTCCTGGGAATTGTTCTGGATGATATTCAACATCGGGAAAGAGTCTTACGATTTCATTTAAATCGATAGTTTGATCAACACTGGCAGAAGCAACTACATTTTCAATACTAATAATGGCTTTCGTCTGGGGCAATATAAACTTCACTATATAAGGTCAAATAAAACTAGTATTTAAATAATGACTAAGTTACACGAGAGATAAAAGTGAAAATATATATTTAAATAATGAGTTACACATAAGTTAGTCTTGGTATTTTCATATTATTTTCTTTATCTTCTTCTTTTCTTAATGGATATAATTCTATAAGCAATATAATTAAAAGAATGATTATAACTAATGCATAATTCAGAGGTAAGGGAAATAATTGGGCAAGGTACCCTAGATAGGGAATTTTAATGCCTGTAAACTTACCTATATAATCTTCCTCTTCTATATACCAAGGGTCAGGATAGTTATTGTTATCGCCCTTAGTTCTTAAGACTTGTTCAGAGTTTAGATTTATATCGTAAATACGGTGTACAATTATCTCATTTTTATAGTCATAAGGGTGGTAGAAAACGATGATATCGCCTATTGATAAAGAATCAAAAGTGTCGGCCTTAATGATAATATAGTCACCGTCGTTGAGAGTTGGCTCCATACTTGGGCCTGATACACTTAGAAAGGGTGTTGTCGTTCCTAATGCAACTCTGGGCACTACCCAGATGGCTCCCATAACAATCAAAATGATTGCCACATAAGAAACTGTCTTAAACAAATCTTTCCGATCGATCATAGAATCTTCTACTTCAAATCGACTATTATCAATCTCTGCTTTAAAAACATTCCACTTTATTCATTCTTAATTACAAATATAGAATAGTCAATTTTTCTTAGCTGAAAATATTCAATTGCCATTCACAAAATCAACTTATACAACCATTAAATATTAACTTCTTAGTTTTATCGCTTAAAGAGGAGATATGAAATGAGACTTATGATGATAAATTTAATTCCACATATTATAGAAGGAAAAATTAACTTAAGAGTTCTGGCTCGTAACTGTGGTCTTAATATAGATATGTTAAAGGAAGTATTAAGCTATCTCGAAAGTAAAAATATTGCTGAAATAGATGAAAATAGCGTTTACTTTCAAAAAGGAGGAAAGATCCTTACTGCAGTGTCAGCTGTGAAGATGGGCTCTTCTGTAGATGAAGTATCAAAAGTTATGAACTGGAAGGATTTTGAAGAATTTACTTGTTTTATCTTATCAAATAATGGGTATTCGGTCCATCAGAATTTTAGGTTGAGACACCCTCGAAGGGAGATAGACATCTTAGCAATTAAGGATGAGAAGGGTTTAGCCATAGATTGTAAACACCGTTACTCTACAATGGGAGTATCAAATATATCTAAAGTTGCAAATGCTCAAATTGAAAGGGTAAATGAATTAATTAAGAGTGAAGTAAAAAGAAGACTTAACGTATCATGTGTGATTCCATTGATAGTTACACTTTATAACGAACAAATATTTTTTATGAACAAAGTTCCTATAATTCCAATCGATAAGTTTCCACATTTTCTTTATGAGCTAGATGGCTTGCTCGATATGATTTTAATCATTAAATAATATTTATAATACTATATGCTTAATATCTTTATAAAGTTTCAATTACTAACATTGTAAGTGTTGATCTGACATTCTCTAAACGTCTAATTTTCCATGCAACTATCTCTTTGACTTCTTCCATAGTATCTGCTGATATTTTTGCTATAATATCATAGACACCATAAACAAAATGAGCTTCCTCTACATTCTTAATCTTCCCAAGCTTTATAAGTAAATCTCTTTCAGTTCCAAGGTCTGTGTTTATTAATACGAAAGCAACGGGCATTTCAGTAATCATCATTTTTAATATATTATCTTTAATAAATGTTAGTAATTTGAATATACATAATATCTACATTTTATGTCTAAATATTGAAAAAAATTACCTTAACATTCCATTGGATATGAGGATTATTTTGGCTGAGTTATAATGGGTGATTTAAGTACGCTGCATCAATACACTTTTAACGTCTATTTAGATTTGGGAGGATTCTACATCTGACCTAGAATTTTTCTCTCAAGATAACTATTCACTCCATTTATAAATAGTCAAAAACATTTTTGATATTTTTTCCTTTTCACGGTTTATAATTTACATCTGAAAATACATAACCCTTTTTTTAATCAGTTTTAACAGTCCAAAAAGTATTGATACTAAGTAAGTAATTAAAATTATAATTAGCAACAGTTGAAATTGTATAGAATAGCTTGAGGCAAAGATCATCGTTGTTAGAAACGGGGTAGCAGTAATGTAACCTCCCATAATAGGTAAAAAAAGAATGAGAACATAACCCAAGGATATCCCACCCTCTTTCGGCATTTTGATAGAAATTACGGTAAGAACTGTGTAAGCAGATGTAAAAGAGGCGATTGCAAGAGTGTTTAAAATAATCCATATAGATGAAAAGCCAGTGAAAGGTAGAGAAAGCAATATCAGCCCTAAAGGAAAGATGAGAGCGATTATTAAAAGTGCTAAAAAGAATGATTCGAAGTACTCAATTATATGCTTTCCAGAAGTTAGAGGTAACCATAAATTCTCTCTATCAGAATAATTCCAAGTAGTAGCTATAATAGATGGGACAAGAGCGCTATAGAAAGTTAAAAGAAATAGAGGTGAGGTTGTCGGTACATCTGTGTCTAGTGAAAGTATTGGAAAAACTATACTTATTGCCGCATAAATAACGAAAAGTAATATTATTGAAAATAAACTACCGTCTCGGATCATTCGTATCAAATGCTTCTTAGTTAAAAAGCTAGTCAAAGAGCCCTTAAGAGGATTTAAAGCTAAAAAAGTAGTTAAAGGTCCAAATTTTTCTATCATACTCCTTTGTTTAATAGCTTGAGCTTGGGGTCTACTTTCACCAAAGGAGAGCATTAC
The genomic region above belongs to Candidatus Methylarchaceae archaeon HK02M2 and contains:
- a CDS encoding restriction endonuclease — protein: MRLMMINLIPHIIEGKINLRVLARNCGLNIDMLKEVLSYLESKNIAEIDENSVYFQKGGKILTAVSAVKMGSSVDEVSKVMNWKDFEEFTCFILSNNGYSVHQNFRLRHPRREIDILAIKDEKGLAIDCKHRYSTMGVSNISKVANAQIERVNELIKSEVKRRLNVSCVIPLIVTLYNEQIFFMNKVPIIPIDKFPHFLYELDGLLDMILIIK
- a CDS encoding Lrp/AsnC ligand binding domain-containing protein, which translates into the protein MMITEMPVAFVLINTDLGTERDLLIKLGKIKNVEEAHFVYGVYDIIAKISADTMEEVKEIVAWKIRRLENVRSTLTMLVIETL
- a CDS encoding TATA-box-binding protein; the protein is MPQTKAIISIENVVASASVDQTIDLNEIVRLFPDVEYHPEQFPGLVFRLRSPKTATLIFNSGKMVCTGAKSETQAKKAVKAVVTKLKKGGIEIIHEPIIVIQNIVASAGLGGKVHLEEAARKLEQSMYEPEQFPGLIHRMREPKTVILLFASGKLVCTGAKKEAEVYQAVSNLHNLLEEKELMIY
- a CDS encoding signal peptidase I, with the translated sequence MIDRKDLFKTVSYVAIILIVMGAIWVVPRVALGTTTPFLSVSGPSMEPTLNDGDYIIIKADTFDSLSIGDIIVFYHPYDYKNEIIVHRIYDINLNSEQVLRTKGDNNNYPDPWYIEEEDYIGKFTGIKIPYLGYLAQLFPLPLNYALVIIILLIILLIELYPLRKEEDKENNMKIPRLTYV